From Patescibacteria group bacterium:
CCGGCGGCAGGCCTTTCACGCGATAGGTGTTGTAAGGCGAATCAATTGCAATATCATTATAGGAGCTTTGAGGAGATTTTTTACCGGTAATGTAGTTTACTGTTGAATCGGCCTGTAGCGGCATGCCAAGTTCCATCCGTCGCATAAAGATGTCGGCAACACGTGCGCGGTCGACATCAGTCCGAACTTCTCGTTCCACAATACTTGCAAGTATTACTCTATCGTAAAGCGCCCATCCTTTTTCATCTGCCTTTTCGCCGAACTTCACATACACTTTAGTATTAAAATTTGTAAGCATTTTTCGTATTACATCATCAGGGGTGGAATCAACAAATATACGGTAGGTATCCGGAAACAAAAAACCTTCGATTGTCCTTTGTTGCGCTGTCCCAATCAGAAATGGAAAGTATGCCGACCAATCTTTTTTTGATGAACGTAAAAAATCATCTTTTGAAAAAACACCTTGCTTATCCAACGCGCTTCCTATGTCGTCAATCGACCATCCTTCGGGGATAGTAATACTCAATTCACGCTTTGGTACTCCAATTGCTAATTTCTTCATGAGGCTAAAAAGCGGCTCATTTGATGGGATATCATATTCCCCCGCCTTGTATGAATACGATGGGAAAAGAAGCTTTGATACAGTTATCATTACAGAAGGATTGCGGATCAACCCACTGTCATAGAGTTTAGCAGCTATTATTTCGACCGTATCACCCGACTCAATGATTATTTTTTTTTCTTGTACCGATGATGATAACGGACTGAGAATAGTGAAAACAGCTGCAAGTAATAGCATAACAATTGCACTACATGCAGTGATACATATGAACAGCTTTTTCATAACCGAACCACTCTCCATACAATCGCAAAACTCATCAAACCAACAAAAGCGCCTGTAATAATATCCAATGGGTAATGCACGCCTGCTGCAATGCGAGACACGCCAATGATACATGCTAGCGTATACGCTACGCCACTCATACGAGGATACGCCGCACCGATGCTTGCTGCCAAAGCAAAGGAAAGGGCTGTATGATCTGACGGAAATGATTTGCTCGTTGCAGATTTTTCAATAAGCTGAATAACAGAATGGTCAACAAACGGTCGCGAGCGAAATAACAAAGAACCAATTGTGGCATTTATTCCAAATGCCAAACTCGAGCTAAAAATCGCATGCTTCAACAGCGATTTTTTTTGTACACCTGCAATGACTATTCCAATACCCAGAAGAGGAAGTGCATAGGTTGCAAAAAAAACGATACCAGCATCTATAATCCAAGAACGATGTGCAACTCCATTGATGAAAGAAAATAATAATACGTCCATAGAGGAGTCGCTCTACATCGGCAGCATTCTCGTAACATCCCGTATTGTAATGAGTATCAGTAGAGCAATCAAGAGCATGAATCCAGCAACATGAATGGCATTTTCAAATGCCGGGTTCAGACTTTTGCGCCTCACGCGTTCAATAAGGATAAAAAGCGCCCGCCCGCCATCAAGTGCAGGAATCGGAAGAAAATTAAAAATAGCAAGACTCATGGAAAGCTGACCAACAAGATTAATGAGATAGGTTATGCCGAGCTGCGCAACGGTGCCTGTATATGACGCGATTCCTACTGGACCGACAAAATTATCAAAAGCCAAGTGTCGCAATGCACTTCCTAGCGTACTCACAATCATAACAGCAATACCCCATGTCGTTTCAAGTGATTTAATAAATGCGATATGCAACGGATAGGACACAAGACCAATGCGAGCTATTCCAATACCAATACCTGCCTTACCGGTTTCTTTTAAAATGACAGGGGTAATCTGCTGAGTAGAAACACTGTTGCCACGTATATAGGTTACCGTTACGGATTGCTCAACATGTGCTCGAGTATAATCCTGTACATCTTGTATGGATGTTTGCGCTACTCCATCAAGCTGCGATATGACATCGCCTATTGCAAGTCCTGCTTTCTGAGCCGGTGACCCCTGCTGTATATAGGTTATTTGAATTTTTGCATCCCGTGCTTGCCCATCCAGCTTTTCAGCATCAAGAATATGAGGCATGCCAATAGCATACCCTACGGTAAACAATACAATCGTCAATACTACATTCATGAAAACACCCGCCGCGAGTACAATTAATTTCTGCCACCACGGACGCGATGCAAAGCTATCCTTATCCTGCGACAATGTTCCCGTACCATCTTCACCCTTTAATTTGACAAAACCTCCAAGCGGCAGTGCATTGATAGAATACAGCGTCGGTCCCCTTTTTATACCCCAGACGCGCGGGGGAAAACCAAAGCCAAACTCTTCAACGTGTATGCCAAATATGCGTGCTGCAACAAAATGCCCCAGTTCATGAATAAGAACTAAAACACATAGTACAGCTAAAAACAATAGGACGGTTGCAATAATTCCAACCATACTGTTAGCCTATAATCATGAATTAAAGTGTAAGAATATCCTCTTCTTTTTTTGAACCAAATTCATCCGCTCGCGTAGTTGTCAGCTTTGTAAGCTCATCAATCTGTTTATAGAGATCATAGCGATCGTCTTCGGTAATTTCGTTTAATTTCTCGCTTTTCTGAACATCTTCCCGCAAAGCATCGCGGACAGCTCGAACGGCAATTTTTGCCTGCTCCACTTTTTGTCCCACTACTTTCACAAGCGCCTTTCTATTTTCTTCAGTGAGCAACGGCATGACTAATCTAATTGATGAACCGTCGTTTACAGGATTGACGCCAAGATTTGCCGCCAAGAGCCCTTTTTCAATATCTTTGAGTACAGACTTATCCCACGGAGAAATAAGAATAGTGCGAGCATCGGGAATACTGAGTGATGCAAGATGCTGCAACTGCGAAAGAGTTCCGTACGCTTCAACCATAAGCCCCTCTACGAGACTGGTACTTGCGCGTCCTGTTCGAAGATTCTTCAGCTCATCCTGCAAATACGTCAGATGTTTTTCGAATTCACTTTTTTGTTTGTGGATATCAATCATATTGAAAACATTATAAATAAGGATTTTTTTCTACCTCTTTCATAAGACCCATATAGATAATCGATAGGTTATTAGGGTCAATCGCAATGACTGAGGGCCACTGGGACGTTGGGAGAACCTGTGCTGTCCAATGAGCGCCATTGTCTGTGGAATGGTAGAATGTATTTTTTGTTGCATAATAAATCTCATCCTCGTTCGACGGATTCATCGCACCGACGCGCACATCCACGCTGCCTATTGGCGTAAGCGGGGGAATAAACCGCCAACTCTTTTCCGTTCCTTCAAATTTCCAGAGACCCATCGATGTTGCTAGGAATAACTGTTCTTTTTTGCCAGATACTTGAGCCGCTCGATAATCACCTCGTTGAAGCTGGATTTCCTTTGGTGGCGTTATGTCTTGCCAGTCACCGCCCTTCGTATAACTTCGAATTACTTGGGAATCGCGTGAAATAATGGTTACAATTGCTGTATCAAACTGATCAAGGAGAATTTTTGCAATGGGAGTGCGATCACGATAAAATACAGAATTCCATGTCATCCCTTGATTGGTACTTTTGAAGACATCTCCCGAAAGACTTGCAATATACACCACCATGGGATCGGACGAGTCAAGCGCAATACTGGTAATTCTTGTTTTCCGAGTTTCATTATAGATGGTTTCCCAACTTTCTGCGCAATTAACGGTACGTAAAACTTTGGTCGGAAGCGCCACAAAAAGCGTACATTTCGCCGTTGGATCTAGTACAACATCAACAATCTCTTGATTTGCAATCATTTGTGTCCAGTGAATTGCTGCGTTATCACTGATAAACAATCCTTGGGCTTTGGTGCCCAAAAAAAGATTAAGAGAATTCTTTGGATTAACTGCAAGAAATGTAGCTTCTGCTGTAGTAAGCCTCAGGAGTTTGCCACCCGTACCCTTTACAAGCGATTTTGACTGCCATGTATTTCCTTTATTCGACGATTGTATAACAGTATCGGAAGACCCCTTTAACGTACATGAGGCTCCGGTAAGCATCAGTGTGAGAATGACAATACCAAGTGATGTGTTTGAGGTAGTCATAGGCTTGTGTTCAGGCAAAAAGCATCATATACGCTTTGTTCGCGCACACCGCCACTCCGGCTCATCTGCACATTGATTAGTTCGCGATAGAGCAATATATTCACCTTGGGAATGGAATCTTTCTCACGCAAGATTGTACCTTCTAATTCAGAAAAAAATCCGTCACAATCATCCTTTGTCAGCGACTGGCATGCTACGAGCTTTTCACCAAGAGAAAGCGATATCAAATGCGAAAGACTCATACTACTCATCCCGCTGATATGAGTACTTTCGGGCAGTCTCAATACGGCACAGCGAGATGCAACAGTTGGCATGACTCCTAAGCGAGAAAATGCCTTTAATATAAATACACTGTCTGCAGGTGTCTCTTCCAGTGTTTTAAGTAGTGCATTACCGCTTTCTGCAGTAAGCTCCTCGGCGCATGGTATCAAAACGATCCGAATCCGTCCAGAAATACTCCTTCGCGATAGCTTCTGCCGCACATCCTGTATTTGCTTAACTGTTATAATAGGATGCTTGCGATCTTCGTCTTCATTTTGGACTGTAATTGTTTCCGATGGTTTAATGTAATCGATAAATGTTTGTACAAAATCTTTTTCACCATCACCTGTACAACCAACAAAAAGCAGGGCATGAGGAAGCATACCCTCATGATAGAGTCGAACGACATACTGCCACATTGGATGCTGTTCTTTTACTATACTATTCATAGCTGTAGATAGTTTAGCATACTGTCTTCTCTCTCGATAGAGAGTCAATGCCACGCGCACACGACTTCCACGTGAATCGCTTTGTATTTTCATACCCGATTTCTGTGAGATGAGCGGCATACGATACATCAGAAGCAATTTTTTGCATGGCATTCGCTATAGATAGGGCTGATTGTGGATCGATATAAAGCGCTCCGGCACCTGCAATTTCTGGCAGTGAAGTTGTTTGTGAAGTAATAACCGGAACGTGGCATGCTTGAGCTTCAATTACAGGAATACCAAAACCCTCGTAGAGGCTCGGGAAAACAAATGCAGCACATCCCGACAAAAGCGCTTTCTTCTCATACTCTTCTAACCATGGAATATACATAATCCTTACACCCATTTTGTGCGCTTCTTCAATAGCGGCAATGCTTTTTTGAGCTCCATAGCCTTTTGGACCGGCAACGACAAGACAGTGTGAGGAATTGGAGCGGGAAAAAAGCACGAATCCCTGCACTAAGCTCTTAATATTTTTTCGTTCATCAATTCTACCAATGGTGAGAAAATATGGTTGTTGGATGCCATACTTTTCGATAGTCGCTCGAATGGCACTCTTGTCTTGCAAAGCGGCATAGGTTGAATCCAAACCTATATGTACAACGTGAATATTCTCACTCGGGGTTCTGTAGTTACGAATAATTTCTTGTTTTGTCCATTCTGAAACGGCAACGATTCGCCACGCCTGCTTAAGCGCATACAACGTTGACCATTTCAAATATGCCACATCTTGCCAGCTCCGATATGTTGTGTGGCAGAAAAAGCCGACATCATGAACGACAGTAATGGTTTTTTGTGGATGAATGAGCGGTAATGCGCTCGCTGGTATGAGCAATACATCTGGGGGATGAACTAGCATTTCAAGTGAAAGTCTTCCTTGAGTCCAAAAGTGTTTGAATGGCCAGTGAAGTATACGCAAACGAGAAGAAATGACAGCATCCATATCGCCTGGGGGCATTCGGTCTGTATAAAATATATATTCGTGCTCTGTATCGATGTCTGCCAGTGCTTTCATCAAATGAAAAACATACCATTCAATGCCGGTTTTTTCTTTCCTAAATGCACGCGATACATCAACACCAATCGTCATGGCTATTTTGTTGCTAAAATACTTCTCTTATACGCATCGAGGTTTTCCAAAACAATACCGGTACCCTTTGCGACACACAACAATGCTTCAT
This genomic window contains:
- the mltG gene encoding endolytic transglycosylase MltG, which translates into the protein MKKLFICITACSAIVMLLLAAVFTILSPLSSSVQEKKIIIESGDTVEIIAAKLYDSGLIRNPSVMITVSKLLFPSYSYKAGEYDIPSNEPLFSLMKKLAIGVPKRELSITIPEGWSIDDIGSALDKQGVFSKDDFLRSSKKDWSAYFPFLIGTAQQRTIEGFLFPDTYRIFVDSTPDDVIRKMLTNFNTKVYVKFGEKADEKGWALYDRVILASIVEREVRTDVDRARVADIFMRRMELGMPLQADSTVNYITGKKSPQSSYNDIAIDSPYNTYRVKGLPPGPICNPGLSSLRAVLYPIRNEYLYFLTAPDGRTVFSKTFQEHVKNKREYLQN
- a CDS encoding phosphatase PAP2 family protein, encoding MDVLLFSFINGVAHRSWIIDAGIVFFATYALPLLGIGIVIAGVQKKSLLKHAIFSSSLAFGINATIGSLLFRSRPFVDHSVIQLIEKSATSKSFPSDHTALSFALAASIGAAYPRMSGVAYTLACIIGVSRIAAGVHYPLDIITGAFVGLMSFAIVWRVVRL
- a CDS encoding M50 family metallopeptidase, yielding MVGIIATVLLFLAVLCVLVLIHELGHFVAARIFGIHVEEFGFGFPPRVWGIKRGPTLYSINALPLGGFVKLKGEDGTGTLSQDKDSFASRPWWQKLIVLAAGVFMNVVLTIVLFTVGYAIGMPHILDAEKLDGQARDAKIQITYIQQGSPAQKAGLAIGDVISQLDGVAQTSIQDVQDYTRAHVEQSVTVTYIRGNSVSTQQITPVILKETGKAGIGIGIARIGLVSYPLHIAFIKSLETTWGIAVMIVSTLGSALRHLAFDNFVGPVGIASYTGTVAQLGITYLINLVGQLSMSLAIFNFLPIPALDGGRALFILIERVRRKSLNPAFENAIHVAGFMLLIALLILITIRDVTRMLPM
- the frr gene encoding ribosome recycling factor — protein: MIDIHKQKSEFEKHLTYLQDELKNLRTGRASTSLVEGLMVEAYGTLSQLQHLASLSIPDARTILISPWDKSVLKDIEKGLLAANLGVNPVNDGSSIRLVMPLLTEENRKALVKVVGQKVEQAKIAVRAVRDALREDVQKSEKLNEITEDDRYDLYKQIDELTKLTTTRADEFGSKKEEDILTL
- a CDS encoding glycosyltransferase family 1 protein; translation: MTIGVDVSRAFRKEKTGIEWYVFHLMKALADIDTEHEYIFYTDRMPPGDMDAVISSRLRILHWPFKHFWTQGRLSLEMLVHPPDVLLIPASALPLIHPQKTITVVHDVGFFCHTTYRSWQDVAYLKWSTLYALKQAWRIVAVSEWTKQEIIRNYRTPSENIHVVHIGLDSTYAALQDKSAIRATIEKYGIQQPYFLTIGRIDERKNIKSLVQGFVLFSRSNSSHCLVVAGPKGYGAQKSIAAIEEAHKMGVRIMYIPWLEEYEKKALLSGCAAFVFPSLYEGFGIPVIEAQACHVPVITSQTTSLPEIAGAGALYIDPQSALSIANAMQKIASDVSYAAHLTEIGYENTKRFTWKSCARGIDSLSREKTVC